The Mercenaria mercenaria strain notata chromosome 8, MADL_Memer_1, whole genome shotgun sequence genome has a segment encoding these proteins:
- the LOC123547125 gene encoding uncharacterized protein LOC123547125: MAVPGKKTPKTFSSSSTMGSDETIQVYCQPCDRDGPRLPAHGYCVDCREHLCDICLTAHKRHTLSRHHTLLDDNNMPQTMSSASIRPSRPDSLTKPCPRHMREIIKFYCQNHEALLCSVCVTLEHIGTSCKVNYIPDISDQVINSKEHQDILKAIDTISEQYHKISKDVKSITAKFNNSLADVLADINKFRKEINQRLDELERQAEDAAKTIQQEKDKNLKTVETICDDVTKSLKTSSDSIKHLNTTKQADKLFMELKLAEQMIKDYEKCVHQLAACDIKEYIFKPNKAISTLFDKERSLGTITEKSLKQQSPPQTVNIKSRQTSQQGKICVKTSKDKVRCGITGMIFLFPDLLIITDWYNCAVKIVDTCSHTVTDQLQLDTEPRDVTSVTSTELAVTLPEKQNIQFISVTSNKLKEKQIFKVDGKCHGISCCQGKLAVSFIDPAKLLILDTNGTILTTVRREDILMKPEYLTTNTHSVYVSDSVMRTITRLNWQGEVIGSYGGMARPYGMALSDDGSVFVCDYGRNVIEEIAGDCSTGNVVLRGLNSPRFVCWCAETSKLYFSCLTEQDKDDKFVQVFKLS, from the coding sequence ATGGCTGTCCCAGGCAAAAAGACGCCCAAAACATTTTCATCATCGTCAACAATGGGCTCTGATGAAACCATTCAAGTGTATTGTCAGCCTTGTGACCGTGATGGTCCTAGACTCCCTGCCCATGGCTACTGTGTTGACTGCAGGGAGCACTTGTGCGACATTTGTTTGACGGCTCACAAGAGACATACCCTTTCAAGGCACCATACTCTTCTAGATGATAACAACATGCCACAAACTATGTCTTCAGCCTCTATTCGTCCAAGCCGGCCTGACAGCCTTACTAAACCTTGCCCTAGGCACATGAGAGAAATTATCAAGTTCTACTGTCAGAACCATGAAGCACTACTCTGCAGTGTATGTGTTACCCTTGAACACATAGGCACATCTTGCAAAGTCAACTACATTCCTGATATTTCTGACCAGGTCATAAACAGCAAAGAACATCAAGATATCTTGAAAGCTATTGATACCATTTCTGAGCAATATCACAAGATTTCAAAAGATGTTAAAAGCATTACAGCAAAGTTCAACAATTCTTTGGCAGATGTACTGGCTGATATAAATAAGTTTCGGAAAGAAATAAATCAAAGACTAGATGAATTAGAAAGACAAGCAGAAGATGCAGCAAAGACAATCCAACAAGAAAAAGACAAGAACCTGAAGACAGTAGAAACAATTTGTGATGATGTAACAAAATCTCTGAAGACATCATCTGACTCCATTAAACATCTCAACACAACCAAACAAGCAGACAAACTTTTCATGGAGCTGAAATTAGCCGAGCAAATGATCAAAGATTATGAGAAATGTGTCCACCAACTAGCAGCATGTGATATCAAAGAGTACATCTTTAAACCAAACAAAGCAATATCAACCCTATTTGACAAGGAAAGGTCACTGGGTACAATCACAGAGAAATCATTAAAACAACAAAGTCCACCTCAAACTGTTAATATAAAATCCAGACAAACTTCACAACAGGGTAAAATCTGTGTAAAGACATCAAAAGATAAAGTCAGATGTGGGATAACAGGAATGATTTTCCTTTTTCCTGATCTTCTTATCATCACTGACTGGTACAACTGTGCTGTTAAAATAGTGGATACCTGCAGTCACACAGTTACTGATCAGTTACAACTAGATACTGAGCCCAGGGATGTCACCTCAGTTACTAGTACAGAGCTTGCTGTCACACttcctgaaaaacaaaatattcagttCATATCAGTCACCTCAAACAAACTCAAGGAGAAACAAATTTTCAAGGTTGATGGAAAATGTCATGGTATAAGTTGCTGTCAGGGGAAACTTGCTGTGTCATTTATTGACCCTGCAAAACTCCTAATTCTTGATACCAATGGTACTATACTGACAACAGTCAGGAgagaagatattttaatgaaaccaGAATATCTTACCACTAACACTCATTCTGTCTATGTATCTGACTCGGTAATGAGAACAATTACAAGGTTAAACTGGCAGGGTGAGGTGATTGGTAGTTATGGTGGTATGGCTAGACCTTATGGTATGGCACTGTCAGATGATGGTTCTGTTTTTGTGTGTGACTATGGCAGAAACGTTATAGAAGAGATAGCAGGTGACTGTTCCACAGGAAATGTTGTGTTGAGGGGCCTCAATAGTCCCCGCTTTGTCTGTTGGTGTGCTGAAACAAGTAAACTCTACTTCAGCTGTCTTACTGAACAGGACAAAGATGACAAATTTGTTCAGGTCTTCAAGCTGTCATAA